The Malus sylvestris chromosome 12, drMalSylv7.2, whole genome shotgun sequence genome contains a region encoding:
- the LOC126591820 gene encoding replication protein A 70 kDa DNA-binding subunit A-like — protein MYCQEHLRKRLMDLTPVRFLKPYQPRSRLQIRVCRMWVAKSIEDDPQPIGFDYVIVDKQGDAIHVTTNARDIQYFLDHLRVGDVYEINKYRVVHNRASNKVVPHDTIIEFNKKTTIIQVQKTTQEIPMQWFNLIKFEQLYEIIDRDVELIDIFGCLTVVQPIEELTIQCTRIAKKRNLNLQNIRGETVRVTLWEEIATNFEDSGYQSLPPPIFIALTNLKVKQYLGKLVLGTTGSTVYFFNPNIPQLSEYKRKFEHLRSPLRMLPTSTDMYTSRTIGANSK, from the exons ATGTACTGTCAGGAGCACCTCAGAAAAAGAT TGATGGACCTGACGCCGGTTCGTTTTCTGAAGCCCTACCAACCAAGGAGCAGACTCCAGATTAGAGTTTGTAGGATGTGGGTCGCAAAGAGCATCGAAGATGATCCTCAACCTATAGGTTTTGACTATGTTATCGTTGATAAACAG GGGGATGCGATTCATGTAACAACAAATGCTCGAGATATTCAATATTTTTTGGACCATCTAAGGGTCGGTGATGTGTACGAGATCAACAAATACCGTGTTGTTCATAACAGGGCATCAAACAAGGTTGTACCTCATGATACGATCATTGAGTTTAACAAGAAGACCACAATCATTCAAGTTCAGAAAACAACGCAGGAGATTCCGATGCAGTGGttcaatttgattaaatttgaacAGCTTTATGAAATAATCGATAGGGATGTTGAACTTATAG ATATATTTGGTTGCTTAACGGTTGTGCAGCCGATTGAAGAGCTGACTATCCAATGCACAAGAATTGCTAAAAAGAGAAATCTTAACCTACAAAATATTAG GGGTGAAACTGTTAGGGTGACCTTATGGGAAGAGATTGCCACCAATTTTGAAGACAGTGGATATCAATCGTTGCCACCTCCCATCTTTATTGCTTTGACAAATCTCAAAGTGAAGCAATACCTAG GAAAGCTTGTTCTTGGAACCACAGGATCAactgtttattttttcaatCCAAATATTCCACAACTCTCTGAATATAAACGCAA GTTTGAGCATCTGAGATCACCTCTTCGGATGTTGCCCACCTCAACTGACATGTATACAAGTCGTACCATCGGCGCTAATTCTAAGTAA